A window of Tripterygium wilfordii isolate XIE 37 chromosome 7, ASM1340144v1, whole genome shotgun sequence contains these coding sequences:
- the LOC120002526 gene encoding uncharacterized protein LOC120002526, whose amino-acid sequence MTEIERDSRLSLRIANLNRLITPTTEIEIILKNKKKIIDGSLGFLLLASSSHTCFFLSIALTFWSLTKSVKGLLGYGEGLEVVNPDGGAEDAEEEAKRGRWKQEVPYLPMFCLALKLCICRARKKRRGGRTFTHIFGFYLFICTVNPTASVRSPYEL is encoded by the exons ATGACTGAGATAGAA AGAGATTCACGATTAAG TTTACGGATTGCAAATCTCAACCGTTTGATCACACCAACAACTGAGattgaaattattttaaaaaataaaaagaaaattatagacGGAAGTTTAGGGTTCCTCCTCCTCGCTTCTTCCTCACACACCTGCTTCTTCTTGTCGATCGCTTTGACCTTTTGGAGCCTTACCAAATCTGTGAAAGG TTTACTAGGTTATGGTGAAGGTCTGGAAGTGGTTAATCCAGATGGAGGCGCGGAAGATGCCGAAGAGGAAGCAAAGAGAGGAAGATGGAAACAGGAGGTTCCCTACTTACCCATGTTCTGCTTAGCTTTGAAACTATGTATCTGCCGTGCGAGGAAGAAGCGACGAGGAGGAAGAACTTTCACCCATATTTTTGgattttatctttttatttgcACAGTTAATCCAACGGCTAGTGTACGAAGCCCGTATGAATTGTGA